The following coding sequences are from one Microbulbifer sp. TB1203 window:
- a CDS encoding choice-of-anchor B family protein, whose amino-acid sequence MKHLSNRRLAAALLLFCSSAVWGHSAMFPDGFKFDDSNEGDLPPAMMSAMQAATLCQGGSAGGYPCNNVDLMSFVAKADMGGGSANLNDIWGYSDPQTGAEIAIVGRNNGTSFVDVTTADAPVYLGFLPSHNNGSDSWRDIKVYNDHAFIVADGGGNSSHGLQVFDLRTLRNLPSPGQTLSETAHMNGFGNAHNIAINEDSGYAYVVGSNQCSGGLYMVDISDPLNPQYAGCFSSDGYTHDAQCVIYGGPDTEYSGREICVGYNEDTITIVDVTDKFNPVQVSRTLYQGSQYTHQGWFLDGNHSILIMNDELDESRNGHNTTSYIYDVSDLENPAELGRYVGPTPAIDHNLYTKDGYVYETNYRAGLRILDAANIASGQLSEVAYFDTIPNSNSAQFSGTWSNYAYFASGNIILSDIGNGLFVVRPDWDAINNPDPDPGDPQYCSAASNNASEEWIGEVSLATFSHSSGSSTYSDFTAQMVNLEEGANAVSLTPAFSGSSYGEYWKIWIDLNSDGDFDDSGEEVFSSGGTSSSTVTGTLTLPAGSEGVSTRLRIAMRYNAAPSPCGSFNYGEVEDYSVTIGSGGGGGGGDSDPVTYSNTGSYSIPDNNATGVSSPIDVDRGGASESISVSVDITHTYIGDLEVDLLAPGGTVFNLHNRSGGSADDIVQTYNLDAGTVESSGQWSLRVRDRANVDTGTINQWSLTFQ is encoded by the coding sequence ATGAAGCATCTATCCAACCGGCGGCTGGCGGCCGCACTCCTGTTGTTCTGTTCCTCCGCAGTCTGGGGCCACAGTGCCATGTTTCCCGACGGTTTCAAATTCGACGACAGCAACGAGGGCGATCTGCCCCCGGCAATGATGTCGGCGATGCAGGCGGCCACCCTGTGTCAGGGCGGCAGTGCCGGCGGTTATCCGTGTAACAACGTCGACCTGATGTCTTTTGTCGCCAAGGCGGACATGGGCGGCGGCAGTGCCAACCTCAACGATATCTGGGGATATTCCGATCCGCAGACCGGAGCGGAAATCGCCATAGTGGGGCGGAACAATGGCACCTCGTTTGTGGATGTCACCACTGCGGACGCACCGGTATACCTCGGCTTTTTGCCCTCCCACAACAACGGCAGCGACTCCTGGCGGGATATCAAGGTCTACAACGACCACGCCTTTATCGTCGCCGACGGCGGCGGCAACAGTTCCCACGGTTTGCAGGTATTCGACCTGCGCACCCTGCGCAACCTGCCCTCGCCGGGGCAGACTCTCAGCGAAACCGCGCATATGAATGGTTTCGGCAACGCGCACAATATCGCCATCAACGAGGACAGCGGCTACGCCTATGTGGTGGGCAGCAACCAGTGCAGCGGCGGTCTGTATATGGTGGATATTTCCGATCCGCTGAATCCGCAATACGCCGGCTGTTTTTCCTCGGACGGTTACACTCACGACGCTCAGTGCGTGATCTACGGCGGCCCTGACACGGAGTACAGCGGGCGGGAAATCTGCGTCGGCTACAACGAGGACACCATCACCATCGTGGACGTCACGGATAAGTTCAATCCGGTGCAGGTGTCCCGCACGCTCTACCAGGGCTCGCAATATACCCATCAGGGCTGGTTCCTCGACGGGAACCACAGCATCCTGATCATGAACGACGAACTGGACGAGTCGCGCAACGGCCACAACACCACGTCGTATATCTACGATGTGAGCGACCTGGAAAATCCCGCGGAGTTGGGCCGTTACGTGGGCCCCACGCCCGCGATCGACCACAACCTCTACACCAAAGACGGCTATGTGTACGAGACCAACTACCGGGCCGGCCTGCGTATACTCGACGCGGCGAATATCGCCAGCGGCCAGCTGAGCGAGGTGGCCTACTTCGACACCATTCCCAATTCCAACAGCGCCCAGTTTTCCGGGACCTGGAGCAACTACGCCTATTTCGCCAGCGGCAACATCATCCTCAGCGATATTGGCAACGGGCTGTTCGTGGTGCGTCCCGACTGGGACGCGATCAATAATCCGGACCCCGATCCGGGCGATCCCCAGTACTGCAGCGCTGCGTCGAACAACGCCAGTGAGGAGTGGATCGGCGAGGTAAGCCTGGCCACATTCAGCCACAGCTCCGGCTCATCCACCTATTCGGATTTCACCGCGCAGATGGTGAACCTGGAAGAGGGCGCCAACGCCGTCAGCCTGACCCCGGCATTCAGTGGCAGCAGTTACGGCGAGTACTGGAAAATCTGGATCGATCTCAACAGTGACGGCGACTTCGATGATAGCGGCGAAGAGGTGTTCAGCTCCGGTGGTACCTCTTCCTCCACGGTGACCGGTACCCTGACCCTACCCGCCGGCAGCGAGGGCGTGAGCACGCGCCTGCGTATCGCCATGCGTTACAACGCCGCGCCCTCGCCCTGCGGAAGTTTCAATTACGGCGAGGTGGAGGACTACAGCGTAACTATCGGCTCCGGTGGCGGTGGCGGTGGTGGCGACAGCGATCCGGTGACCTATTCGAACACCGGCAGCTACAGTATTCCCGACAACAATGCCACCGGCGTAAGCAGCCCGATCGACGTCGACCGCGGTGGTGCCTCCGAATCCATCAGCGTGAGTGTGGATATCACCCACACCTACATCGGCGACCTGGAGGTGGATCTGCTGGCCCCCGGCGGAACGGTTTTCAATCTGCACAACCGCAGCGGCGGCAGCGCCGACGATATTGTGCAGACCTACAACCTGGATGCCGGCACAGTGGAATCCTCGGGCCAGTGGTCGCTGCGGGTGCGGGACAGGGCCAATGTCGACACCGGTACCATCAACCAGTGGAGCCTGACCTTCCAGTAA
- a CDS encoding inositol monophosphatase family protein produces the protein MEPMLNIALRAARKAGELIERAWERGDHLIPEEKGRNDFVTQVDRAAEQEIIYHLRKAFPRHSIRAEESGLQEGAEPEYEWIIDPLDGTTNFIHGIPQFCVSIACRYRGRIEHAVVLDPIKREEFTASRGRGAALNGRRIRVSPRQNMRGALIGTGIPFNGPALENIDPYLAALKEIAGQTAGIRRPGAAALDLAYVAAGRFDGFWEMYLSTWDIAAGSLLVKEAGGLISDFRGGDDYLDSGHLVCATPKVFKPLLQIVGRHLGHVR, from the coding sequence ATGGAACCCATGCTGAATATTGCCCTGCGCGCGGCGCGCAAGGCCGGGGAGCTGATCGAACGGGCCTGGGAGCGCGGCGACCACCTGATCCCGGAGGAGAAGGGGCGCAACGATTTCGTCACCCAGGTGGACCGGGCAGCCGAGCAGGAGATCATCTACCACCTGCGCAAGGCCTTCCCCCGGCACAGCATCCGCGCCGAAGAGAGCGGCCTGCAGGAGGGCGCCGAGCCGGAGTACGAGTGGATCATCGATCCGCTGGACGGCACCACCAACTTCATTCACGGCATCCCCCAGTTTTGCGTCTCCATCGCCTGCCGCTACCGCGGCCGCATCGAGCACGCGGTGGTGCTGGACCCCATCAAGCGCGAGGAATTCACCGCGAGCCGCGGCCGCGGTGCGGCGCTCAATGGCCGCCGTATCCGCGTGTCGCCGCGCCAGAACATGCGCGGCGCGCTGATCGGCACCGGCATCCCCTTCAACGGCCCGGCACTGGAAAATATCGATCCCTACCTGGCGGCGCTGAAGGAAATCGCCGGCCAGACCGCGGGTATCCGCCGCCCGGGTGCCGCCGCCCTGGACCTGGCCTATGTGGCCGCGGGCCGCTTCGACGGCTTCTGGGAGATGTACCTGAGCACCTGGGATATCGCCGCCGGCTCGCTGCTGGTGAAAGAGGCCGGAGGATTGATCAGTGACTTCCGCGGCGGCGACGACTACCTGGACTCCGGCCATCTGGTATGCGCCACACCCAAGGTGTTCAAGCCGCTGTTGCAGATAGTGGGCAGGCACCTGGGGCATGTGCGGTAG
- a CDS encoding cytochrome c peroxidase: MKRLLPLLAAWCSLAFAAGEEIYRFTPSDIHFLERFSLQALPPLPPAPDNGVADDPRAAALGHRLFFDTRLSANGQVACASCHQPQKYFTDGLPRSRALGITRRNAPTILGAGHSPWLFWDGRKDSLWSQALGPLQDPGEHGLAPLEVAQLVRRHYRSEFEQVFGDSADLDRLPKESGGSLFREQRTALNRVLSRVGKSIMAYERRLQLRPARFDRFVAQLQRDSGDRKALAALMSEGEVAGMRLFMGRANCASCHNGPLFTNYEFHNIGAPEPDPAQVDLGRYGGVAALEKDGFTCLSPWSDAGAEDCLEMRFLKKQGPELVGAFKTPTLRNVAHTAPYMQSGQLATLEQVLAHYNNPTPPYYDREQHPSRPHFDILPLGLSEEQMGQVIAFLETLTSPLPEDDPLWRAPEQGSGR; this comes from the coding sequence GTGAAGAGACTGCTGCCGCTGCTCGCGGCCTGGTGTTCCCTGGCGTTTGCCGCCGGCGAGGAAATTTACCGTTTCACCCCATCGGATATCCACTTCCTCGAGCGCTTTTCCCTGCAGGCGCTGCCGCCGCTGCCCCCGGCCCCGGACAACGGGGTGGCGGACGATCCGCGCGCGGCGGCGCTCGGCCACCGGCTGTTCTTCGATACCCGGCTCAGCGCCAACGGTCAGGTGGCTTGCGCCAGCTGCCATCAGCCGCAGAAGTATTTCACCGATGGTCTGCCCCGTTCGCGGGCGCTGGGCATCACCCGGCGCAATGCGCCCACCATTCTCGGTGCAGGCCACAGCCCCTGGCTGTTTTGGGACGGCCGCAAGGACAGCCTCTGGTCCCAGGCGCTGGGGCCATTGCAGGATCCCGGCGAGCACGGCCTGGCGCCGCTTGAAGTGGCGCAGCTGGTCCGACGGCATTACCGCAGCGAATTCGAACAGGTCTTCGGCGACAGCGCCGACCTGGATCGCCTGCCAAAGGAGAGTGGCGGCAGCCTGTTCCGAGAACAGAGGACGGCGCTCAATCGGGTGCTCAGCCGGGTGGGCAAGTCAATCATGGCCTACGAGCGCCGGCTGCAACTGCGCCCGGCGCGCTTCGACCGCTTTGTTGCCCAGCTACAGCGCGACAGCGGTGACCGCAAAGCCCTGGCCGCATTGATGTCGGAGGGTGAGGTGGCGGGCATGCGCCTGTTTATGGGCCGGGCAAATTGCGCCAGCTGCCACAACGGACCGCTGTTCACCAATTACGAATTTCACAATATAGGCGCGCCGGAACCGGACCCTGCGCAGGTGGACCTGGGGCGCTACGGGGGAGTGGCGGCGCTGGAAAAGGATGGCTTTACCTGTCTCTCCCCCTGGAGCGATGCCGGAGCGGAGGACTGCCTGGAGATGCGATTTCTGAAAAAACAGGGGCCGGAGCTGGTGGGGGCCTTCAAGACACCTACATTGCGCAATGTCGCCCACACCGCGCCTTATATGCAGTCGGGACAGCTGGCCACACTGGAGCAGGTGCTGGCTCACTACAACAATCCCACCCCGCCATACTACGACCGCGAGCAGCACCCCAGCCGGCCGCACTTCGATATTCTGCCGCTGGGGTTGAGCGAAGAGCAGATGGGGCAGGTGATCGCATTCCTGGAAACCCTGACTTCGCCGCTGCCGGAGGACGATCCGCTGTGGCGGGCGCCGGAGCAGGGGAGTGGTCGGTGA
- a CDS encoding ATP-binding protein has protein sequence MIRVLERPSSGQAAFPLQLAAPQVPGPESAQPTYLQRLLQALADIGDGLWEWDLRSDEIILDRVCWAILGFEFSQVDTEGGSPFAQWKKRTLPEDLPRVEQALEDHVRERLPLDVEFRLWHRDGGIVWVRSRGHVQRNRDGEPQRVLGVLQDITGSREALARAEHELSRQRRENDNRADLLFSLSHELRTPLNAILGYSQLVELDQSLNPDQRQRMGEIRRAGQHLLHLVGDVLELARIDSNRLAPSMEPMQPAAVVEDCTRLLEPLAETRRVNLIFEPLGWESAYICADPVRFKQVVLNLAGNAVKYNYEGGRVVINFAPQAEGWLRLSILDTGRGIPNEKRVEVFEPFNRLGAEKGQIEGTGVGLAIAKRLTEAMGGRIDFDSHEGQGSIFWIEFPLIDAPVEVMQLSAQPAATLYLPPCRLLQVDSRPSGVNRLKGLLSGFPQVRHLVAADAVEAIFTARTRNPDIVLFDAALPGMSGAEMAHILREDPLTAGIRFVAVGESSGDACDAALPANFDLAQLCQVVEKCMEVGDD, from the coding sequence GTGATCCGAGTGCTCGAGCGACCCTCTTCCGGACAAGCCGCATTCCCGCTGCAGTTGGCTGCACCACAAGTGCCGGGCCCCGAGTCCGCGCAACCGACTTATTTGCAACGCCTGCTGCAGGCACTTGCCGACATCGGTGATGGCCTCTGGGAGTGGGATCTGCGCAGTGATGAGATAATCCTGGATCGGGTCTGCTGGGCCATCCTCGGCTTCGAATTCAGTCAGGTGGACACGGAAGGCGGAAGCCCATTCGCCCAGTGGAAGAAGCGCACCTTGCCGGAGGACCTGCCCCGCGTCGAGCAGGCGCTCGAAGACCATGTTCGCGAGCGGCTGCCGCTGGATGTGGAGTTCCGCCTCTGGCACCGGGACGGCGGTATCGTCTGGGTGCGCTCCCGCGGCCACGTGCAGCGAAACAGAGACGGCGAGCCCCAGCGGGTGCTGGGGGTGCTGCAGGACATAACCGGCAGCCGCGAGGCGCTGGCGCGCGCCGAGCACGAGCTGAGCCGGCAGCGGCGGGAGAATGACAATCGCGCAGACCTGCTGTTCAGCCTGAGTCACGAACTGCGTACCCCCCTCAATGCCATCCTCGGCTACAGCCAACTGGTGGAACTGGACCAGAGCCTGAATCCGGACCAGCGCCAGCGCATGGGTGAGATCCGCCGCGCCGGCCAGCACCTCCTGCACCTGGTGGGCGACGTGCTGGAACTCGCGCGTATCGACAGCAACCGCCTGGCGCCATCCATGGAGCCGATGCAGCCGGCTGCCGTGGTGGAGGACTGTACCCGCCTGCTGGAGCCGCTGGCGGAAACCCGCCGGGTGAACCTGATTTTTGAACCTCTGGGCTGGGAATCGGCGTATATCTGTGCCGATCCGGTGCGCTTCAAGCAGGTGGTGCTGAACCTGGCGGGCAATGCGGTCAAATACAACTACGAGGGCGGCCGCGTGGTGATCAACTTCGCGCCCCAGGCGGAGGGCTGGCTGCGTCTCAGTATCCTGGATACCGGCCGCGGCATTCCCAACGAGAAGCGTGTAGAGGTGTTCGAGCCCTTTAACCGTCTCGGCGCGGAGAAGGGACAGATCGAGGGCACTGGCGTTGGGCTGGCCATCGCCAAACGGCTCACCGAGGCAATGGGCGGGCGTATCGACTTTGACAGCCACGAGGGGCAGGGTTCGATTTTCTGGATAGAGTTCCCCCTGATCGACGCACCGGTTGAGGTGATGCAGCTGTCAGCGCAGCCGGCGGCGACACTGTACCTGCCCCCCTGCCGACTGTTGCAGGTGGACAGCCGCCCCAGCGGAGTCAATCGCCTGAAGGGGCTGTTGAGTGGATTTCCCCAGGTCCGGCACCTGGTGGCGGCGGATGCGGTCGAGGCGATTTTCACCGCGCGCACCCGGAACCCCGATATCGTGCTGTTCGATGCGGCGCTGCCGGGAATGTCCGGTGCGGAAATGGCGCATATTCTGCGCGAGGACCCGCTTACGGCGGGTATCCGTTTTGTCGCGGTGGGCGAAAGCAGCGGGGACGCGTGCGATGCGGCGCTGCCCGCGAACTTTGATCTGGCGCAGTTGTGTCAGGTGGTGGAGAAATGTATGGAGGTCGGGGACGATTGA
- the iscR gene encoding Fe-S cluster assembly transcriptional regulator IscR, protein MRLTTKGRYAVTAMLDLALHADRGPISLADISKRQGISLSYLEQLFSRLRQSGLVSSVRGPGGGYRLARGGEEIFVAQIVDAVNESVDATSCGGSNDCAGGEQCLTHYLWCDLSEQIHNFLSSISLGDLVARAEVQEVARRQEMRETAPEEKVALLGSL, encoded by the coding sequence ATGCGTTTGACAACCAAAGGCCGCTATGCGGTCACGGCGATGCTGGATCTGGCGTTACACGCCGATCGCGGCCCTATCAGTCTGGCGGATATCTCCAAGCGCCAGGGTATCTCCCTGTCCTATCTGGAGCAGCTGTTCTCCCGGCTGCGCCAATCTGGACTGGTGTCCAGTGTGCGCGGCCCCGGTGGCGGTTACCGCCTGGCGCGGGGCGGCGAGGAAATTTTTGTGGCACAGATAGTGGATGCGGTCAACGAGTCGGTGGATGCCACCAGTTGCGGCGGCAGCAACGACTGCGCCGGCGGCGAGCAATGCCTGACCCACTACCTGTGGTGCGACCTGAGCGAACAGATTCACAACTTCCTGAGCAGTATCAGCCTGGGTGACCTGGTGGCGCGGGCGGAGGTGCAGGAAGTGGCACGGCGCCAGGAAATGCGCGAGACCGCC
- a CDS encoding EAL domain-containing protein produces MQSQSRQSPIIPAVLLAVLSAVFYTLCKKFLSGGNGGAAIWFADAVAIAFLYRHRYRHWPLLIAAFLSAIIAAGVGVGFGILLAIQYALACLSEVLPAALLLRRFCPREDYFDGLWPWARFTLLSAVLPPLCSAAVGAAVADASGRGNFSEVFPPWYIADAVGILVLLPIALQCRWDTLRSLFRGPDLRRFLLVGAWAISSILLILPLATYPFVLVSLPLIWAASRLKLLEALAVIFVAILLMSLHFAGIDRTAQGEGFVLFLAVFASAIPAYVMAVSANIERHRNARIVEMESDLSYRASHDDLTGLPNREAFERELLEAIGSARESGERHALVHIDLDGFKLINDSAGHLAGDALLQKISRQLGGLLHATDRVARLGGDEFGLLFFRSTKEQARSRCEELLRGITALRFPWRGRVYGVGASAGITEINRHNSRLEDLLSQADVACYSAKRASRGTVMLYEIARSAAAEQHREIIMASTIREALDRRRLALSAQSIVRAADVGSVDHYEILVRMLDDRGEPLMPAAFIPAAERYGLMLQIDRWVVDEILLRRAHQVAGAGFSFSLNISAEALGDSGFQRHLIEMLEHTPIPMRRIGFEITETAMVNQMDRASEFVASLRRMGCKVALDDFGNGLSSFSYLKAFAIDFIKIDGSFVREMESNVVDPIIVESINQVAHRLGARTIAEYVESASVAALLHSIGVDFVQGYHIGPPLPLEQLLHVGTQLENSGRMELG; encoded by the coding sequence ATGCAGTCACAATCTCGCCAATCCCCTATTATCCCGGCAGTGCTGTTGGCGGTGTTGAGTGCTGTTTTCTATACCCTGTGTAAAAAATTTCTCAGCGGCGGCAACGGCGGTGCGGCAATCTGGTTTGCCGACGCAGTCGCCATTGCCTTTCTGTATCGTCACCGCTACAGGCACTGGCCGCTGCTGATCGCCGCCTTTCTGTCGGCAATTATCGCCGCCGGGGTGGGAGTCGGTTTCGGTATTCTTCTCGCCATCCAGTATGCTCTCGCCTGTCTCAGCGAGGTACTGCCCGCCGCGCTGCTATTGCGTCGATTCTGCCCGCGGGAGGATTACTTTGATGGCCTGTGGCCCTGGGCGCGCTTTACCCTGCTCTCCGCGGTACTGCCGCCCCTGTGCAGCGCTGCGGTCGGCGCGGCGGTGGCGGATGCCTCTGGACGGGGAAATTTCTCCGAGGTCTTTCCCCCCTGGTATATCGCCGATGCGGTGGGCATATTGGTGCTGTTGCCCATCGCCTTGCAGTGCCGGTGGGACACACTGCGCAGCCTGTTCCGCGGGCCGGACCTGCGCAGGTTTCTGCTGGTGGGTGCGTGGGCGATCAGCAGTATCCTGCTGATACTGCCACTGGCAACATACCCCTTTGTTCTTGTTAGCCTCCCTTTGATCTGGGCGGCGAGCAGGCTCAAGCTGCTGGAGGCCCTGGCGGTCATATTTGTCGCCATACTGCTGATGTCGCTGCATTTTGCAGGCATCGATCGCACGGCGCAGGGCGAAGGCTTTGTTCTCTTCCTGGCGGTGTTCGCCTCCGCGATACCCGCCTACGTGATGGCGGTCTCCGCAAACATCGAGCGTCACCGCAATGCGCGCATCGTGGAGATGGAGAGCGACCTCAGTTACCGCGCCTCCCACGACGACCTCACCGGCCTGCCCAACCGCGAGGCTTTCGAGCGCGAACTGCTCGAAGCCATAGGCAGCGCGCGAGAGAGCGGTGAGCGCCACGCGCTGGTCCATATCGACCTGGACGGCTTCAAGCTGATCAACGACAGCGCCGGCCACCTGGCGGGGGACGCGCTGTTGCAGAAAATCAGCCGGCAGTTGGGCGGCCTGCTGCATGCCACGGACCGGGTGGCGCGGCTGGGAGGAGATGAGTTCGGCCTGCTGTTTTTCCGCAGCACCAAAGAGCAGGCCCGTTCGCGCTGCGAGGAACTGCTGCGGGGAATCACCGCCCTGCGTTTTCCCTGGAGAGGGCGGGTCTACGGCGTGGGTGCCAGTGCCGGCATCACCGAAATCAACCGTCACAACAGTCGCCTGGAGGACCTGCTCAGTCAGGCGGATGTGGCCTGCTATTCGGCCAAGCGCGCGAGCCGCGGCACCGTGATGCTCTACGAAATAGCGCGGAGCGCCGCCGCCGAGCAGCACCGGGAAATTATTATGGCCTCGACTATTCGCGAGGCGCTGGACCGGCGTCGCCTTGCACTCAGCGCGCAGTCCATTGTCCGCGCCGCGGACGTCGGGTCCGTAGATCACTACGAAATCCTGGTGCGCATGCTGGACGATCGCGGCGAACCGCTGATGCCCGCGGCATTTATTCCCGCCGCGGAACGCTACGGCCTGATGTTGCAGATCGACCGATGGGTCGTGGACGAAATTCTGCTGCGGCGGGCGCACCAGGTGGCCGGTGCGGGGTTCAGTTTCTCGCTGAATATTTCCGCGGAGGCATTGGGGGATTCGGGGTTCCAGCGTCACCTGATCGAAATGCTGGAACACACGCCGATTCCGATGCGGCGTATCGGTTTCGAGATTACTGAAACTGCGATGGTCAATCAGATGGACAGGGCCAGTGAATTTGTCGCCTCGCTGCGACGGATGGGATGCAAGGTGGCGCTGGACGATTTCGGCAATGGCCTCAGTTCCTTCAGCTATCTGAAGGCTTTTGCCATCGATTTCATCAAGATCGACGGTAGCTTCGTGCGCGAGATGGAATCCAACGTTGTCGATCCGATCATTGTCGAATCCATTAACCAGGTTGCGCACCGCCTTGGGGCGCGCACTATCGCCGAGTATGTGGAGAGCGCGTCTGTCGCTGCGCTGTTGCATTCGATCGGAGTGGACTTTGTGCAGGGGTACCATATCGGCCCGCCGCTCCCCTTGGAACAGCTGTTGCACGTCGGTACCCAGTTGGAGAATAGCGGAAGGATGGAATTGGGGTAA
- the trmJ gene encoding tRNA (cytosine(32)/uridine(32)-2'-O)-methyltransferase TrmJ — protein sequence MMPDSPLDTSPLDNVRVVLVNTAHPGNIGGAARALKNMGLSQLYLVAPREFPAANAIWRAAGAADQLDTAVVVDTLEEAVADCGLVMATSARERRIPWPLLTPRQCGERAVAEAAAHPVALVFGREDRGLTNEELQACNYHVHIPANPDYSSLNLATAVQVLAYEVRVAALELEKGAELSYADWDRPPAKARDMELYFDHLQRALGELGFIDPDNPRQTMTRLRRLFSRVRPDDMELGILRGMLTAIQNYIHRTGGKGRPE from the coding sequence ATGATGCCCGATTCCCCCTTGGACACCTCTCCCCTCGACAATGTGCGCGTGGTCCTCGTGAACACCGCCCACCCCGGCAATATCGGCGGCGCCGCCCGCGCGCTGAAGAACATGGGCCTGAGCCAATTGTACCTGGTGGCGCCGAGGGAATTTCCCGCCGCCAATGCCATCTGGCGCGCCGCCGGCGCCGCCGACCAGCTGGACACGGCGGTGGTGGTGGACACCCTGGAGGAGGCCGTGGCCGACTGCGGCCTGGTGATGGCCACCAGTGCGCGCGAGCGCCGTATCCCCTGGCCGCTGCTGACTCCACGCCAGTGTGGCGAGCGGGCGGTGGCGGAGGCCGCTGCCCATCCGGTGGCCCTGGTGTTCGGGCGTGAGGACCGCGGCCTCACCAACGAGGAGCTGCAAGCCTGCAATTACCATGTGCATATTCCGGCCAACCCGGACTACAGCTCCCTCAACCTGGCCACTGCGGTACAGGTGCTGGCCTACGAGGTGCGTGTGGCCGCGCTGGAGCTGGAGAAGGGCGCCGAACTCAGCTACGCCGACTGGGACAGGCCGCCGGCCAAGGCCCGGGATATGGAGCTCTATTTCGACCACCTGCAACGGGCGCTGGGGGAACTGGGCTTTATCGATCCGGACAACCCTCGCCAGACCATGACCCGCCTGCGTCGCCTGTTCAGCCGTGTGCGCCCGGACGATATGGAGCTGGGCATACTGCGCGGGATGTTGACCGCGATTCAGAACTATATTCACCGCACCGGGGGCAAGGGGAGACCGGAATAG
- a CDS encoding FixH family protein has product MQLRFIFLTAALLLATPVFADESTNRSLMTLGGEMLRSAEALQAESVTAIRHGNSLRKTLNQLRVKLRSLPEGEGRAALGETIDLFAGEIPRWQQQAASLRERGLSERQRALALLETGYREIWQPHIRLSGPLQLDGSDSLTSGHNARIRSVHPSKLNMNVVPGDGAAPADMSLAVPAASGQNIPGELDLRSFQISRELAVFAHVEPETGNSRVPLNEIHSWKLMLSRLDGEPLGDAEIEIEGHMPGHVHGLPTQPRVTGEVEPGVYRVQGVKFQMTGWWVMTFKVSAGPLDDAVTFNIRL; this is encoded by the coding sequence ATGCAACTCCGTTTTATTTTTCTCACTGCGGCCCTGCTATTAGCCACGCCGGTTTTCGCCGATGAATCCACTAACCGTTCACTGATGACACTCGGCGGCGAGATGCTGCGCAGTGCCGAGGCGTTGCAGGCGGAGTCGGTGACTGCGATCCGTCACGGCAATTCCCTGCGCAAAACCCTGAATCAGCTGCGGGTCAAGCTGCGCTCGCTGCCCGAAGGGGAGGGGCGGGCGGCGCTGGGCGAGACGATCGACCTGTTCGCTGGAGAAATTCCCCGTTGGCAACAGCAGGCGGCCAGCTTGCGCGAACGCGGGCTGAGCGAGCGACAGCGGGCGCTGGCGCTGCTGGAAACCGGCTACCGGGAAATCTGGCAACCGCATATACGCCTGTCGGGCCCGTTGCAACTGGATGGGAGCGATTCACTCACCTCCGGACACAACGCGCGGATACGCAGCGTTCACCCGAGCAAACTGAATATGAATGTCGTTCCTGGCGACGGCGCAGCGCCAGCGGATATGTCCCTCGCGGTGCCCGCGGCCAGCGGGCAGAATATTCCCGGGGAACTGGATTTGCGCAGTTTCCAGATTTCCCGCGAATTGGCGGTATTCGCGCATGTGGAACCCGAAACCGGGAACAGCCGGGTGCCCCTCAACGAGATACACAGTTGGAAACTGATGCTCTCGCGCCTGGACGGCGAGCCGTTGGGCGATGCCGAAATCGAGATCGAGGGGCATATGCCTGGCCATGTGCACGGGCTGCCCACCCAGCCGCGGGTAACCGGTGAAGTGGAGCCCGGGGTCTACCGGGTGCAGGGGGTCAAGTTCCAGATGACCGGCTGGTGGGTGATGACATTCAAGGTCTCCGCCGGGCCGCTGGATGACGCTGTCACTTTCAATATCCGCTTGTAG